The Pectinophora gossypiella chromosome 15, ilPecGoss1.1, whole genome shotgun sequence genome has a window encoding:
- the LOC126373240 gene encoding odorant receptor 4-like produces MYILIMVLEILIPCWFGHQITDKSVQLAVTIYNCDWPSRPRRFASSLRLFVERARKPLSITGWKIFPLMLTTFTSIANSAYSFYTLLRNVQNEE; encoded by the exons ATGTACATACTGATTATGGTATTAGAAATCCTCATTCCATGCTGGTTTGGTCATCAGATTACTGACAAG AGCGTCCAGCTGGCCGTGACTATCTACAACTGTGACTGGCCTTCCCGCCCACGTCGCTTCGCGTCAAGTCTGCGACTCTTCGTGGAGAGAGCTCGCAAACCACTCTCCATTACAGGATGGAAGATATTCCCACTGATGCTGACCACTTTCACTTCG ATTGCTAATTCTGCATACTCCTTCTATACATTACTTCGGAACGTGCAGAATGAAGAATAA
- the LOC126373244 gene encoding uncharacterized protein LOC126373244 — protein sequence MELPVLDRFCFVFNLRTGCIVMGILNSILTFLLAVLLISYAVDVKDAADSIKLREDVEGAMSSVVYTIVVLLVVLLFVKFLLDMIFVYAVYKEKCGIMKNYCIFWIVFLVLFIIGFLKTLFHMDAGHVIAQILFLAENFYYIVVIRSYLISINEDGVL from the exons atggagCTTCCGGTTTTGGAtaggttttgttttgtgttcaaCTTACGGACAGGATGTATCGTAATGGGGATTTTGAATTCG ATCCTAACCTTCCTGCTAGCAGTTCTTCTCATCAGCTATGCTGTCGACGTCAAGGATGCCGCGGATTCCATCAAGCTGCGAGAAGACGTCGAGGGCGCCATGTCTTCTGTGGTCTACACCATCGTGGTTCTGCTGGTGGTACTCCTGTTCGTCAAGTTCCTTCTGGACATGATCTTCGTATATGCTGTGTATAAG GAAAAGTGCGGTATAATGAAGAACTACTGCATCTTCTGGATCGTATTCCTCGTTCTTTTTATCATCGGCTTCCTGAAAACCCTGTTCCATATGGACGCAGGGCATGTCATCGCTCAGATACTATTCCTTG CTGAAAACTTCTACTACATCGTCGTTATAAGAAGCTATCTAATATCTATCAACGAAGATGGAGTTCTCTAA
- the LOC126373130 gene encoding alkaline phosphatase: MWLFSVVLTLAVASQVVLCLQTDQEYWKRLAKEELEEALQVKWNLGTARNVILFVGDGMGPNTVTATRIYKGGESHRLAYEKFPHVGLLKTYSATKMVPDSASTATAMFTGVKVNQETIGVDATVQKTDCEASLRPEARLKSLAGFALEAGKSAGLVTTMRVTHATPSPIYAHTAHRSWECEAAMPAGSTCKDIARQMVEDWPGKDLQVIMGGGRQGLVSNATGTESDPLNAWGCLRQDGRNLIEDYKTDKRNRGLNSSVVSNNKELQDLDIENTDYLLGIFANGHLRYEHERDAGPEGSPSISQMTEAAIKVLRKNKKGFFLMVEGGNIDMAHHRGQAKKAINESAAMEDAVQVAMNLTDEKDTLIIVTSDHTHTLNINGYPLRGTNIFGIASVSPHDLLNYTTLSYSTGGPGSFHYYVTTENNETKVTRRDPSQEDIDSFDYEQIAAITLDENSHGGGDVAIYARGPYAHLFHNVHEQHYVFHAVSYAAKIGAYYNKSSSNVASTILCLVLLLYCIFS, from the exons ATGTGGCTATTTAGTGTAGTGCTAACATTGGCCGTCGCGTCACAAGTCGTGCTCTGTTTACAAACCG ACCAAGAGTACTGGAAGCGGCTAGCCAAAGAAGAATTAGAAGAAGCTCTGCAAGTGAAATGGAACCTGGGTACTGCAAGGAACGTGATCTTGTTTGTGGGGGACGGCATGGGACCCAACACTGTGACCGCCACCAGGATATACAAGGGGGGGGAGAGCCATAGACTGGCCTATGAAAAGTTCCCGCATGTAGGACTGTTGAAG ACTTATTCCGCCACAAAAATGGTGCCAGACTCAGCAAGCACCGCCACCGCAATGTTCACCGGAGTCAAGGTCAACCAGGAGACTATAGGCGTTGATGCCACTGTCCAAAAGACTGACTGTGAAGCTTCATTGAGACCAGAGGCCAGACTGAAGTCCTTGGCTGGCTTCGCTTTGGAAGCAGGGAAGAGCGCAG GACTAGTGACAACGATGCGTGTGACCCATGCGACACCAAGTCCCATATACGCGCACACCGCTCACAGGAGTTGGGAGTGCGAAGCTGCGATGCCTGCTGGGTCCACCTGCAAAGACATTGCACGACAAATGGTGGAAGACTGGCCTGGAAAGGATCTGCAG GTTATCATGGGCGGAGGAAGGCAAGGTCTGGTTTCCAATGCTACAGGTACCGAATCAGATCCACTGAACGCATGGGGCTGCTTACGCCAAGACGGAAGAAATCTCATAGAAGATTATAAAACAGACAAGAGGAATCGAGGTCTAAACAGCAGTGTTGTTTCCAATAACAAAGAACTACAGGATTTGGATATTGAAAACACTGATTATCTACTAG GAATTTTCGCCAATGGCCATTTAAGATATGAACACGAGAGAGATGCAGGGCCAGAGGGAAGTCCGTCCATTTCGCAAATGACTGAAGCTGCTATCAAAGTTCTTAGGAAAAACAAGAAGGGATTCTTCCTTATG GTTGAAGGTGGGAACATAGACATGGCCCACCACCGCGGCCAGGCGAAGAAGGCAATCAACGAATCAGCAGCAATGGAAGACGCTGTACAGGTTGCCATGAACCTCACTGACGAGAAAGACACTCTGATCATTGTAACCAGCGACCACACGCACACTTTGAACATCAACGGGTATCCTCTCAGAGGGACGAACATTTTTG GGATAGCCTCAGTATCGCCTCACGACCTGTTAAACTACACCACACTATCATACAGCACAGGAGGCCCTGGATCGTTCCACTATTACGTCACAACGGAAAACAACGAAACGAAAGTAACCAGACGAGACCCTAGTCAAGAAGACATCGATAGTTTTGATTACGAACAGATTGCTGCCATAACGTTGGATGAAAATTCACATGGGGGTGGTGATGTAGCTATTTATGCTAGAG GTCCGTACGCACACCTGTTCCACAACGTCCACGAGCAACATTACGTGTTCCACGCGGTATCGTACGCCGCCAAAATTGGCGCGTATTATAACAAAAGTTCATCCAATGTTGCCAGTACTATACTCTGTCTAGTCTTACTATTATACTGTATTTTTTCATAG